From Microbacterium rhizosphaerae:
ATCGCACTCAGGATGCCTGGCGGTACCGGCTCCTGCGCGACCAGCTCGAGATCTACCGGGAGCATGGCGCGAGCTGGGCGCTGTGGACGTACAAGGACATCGGCCTGCAGGGGCTCCTGTTCGCCGACCCGGCGAGTGACTACATGATCCTGACCGCAGAGGACCGGGCGACGAAGACGCGTCTGGGCGTCGACTCGTGGGGCGGATCGGATGCGGGGGTGCGCGACATCCTCGATCCGATCGATGCCGTGTTCGACGCCGAGTTCCCCGGATACGCACCGTGGCCGTGGGGGCGTCAGCCGCACATCGCGGTCTTGGTGCGGCACATCCTGCTCGCCGAGCCGCTGGCGGAGCGCTTCGGGGACCGCTTTCGCGGAGTCTCCCCGGAGCGAGCCCGGGCGCTCGCATCGGCGTTCCGGCGCGAAGCCTCCATCGAGCGCACGGGTCTCACCTCATTGCTGCGCGAGCATCTCACCGGGCGATGAGTCCCGCTCGTGGCTCGTCGCCGCGCTCAGGCGTGCGGGGCGACGAACCCGGGCGCGCTCCGCGACACGACGTCCAGTCCGCGCACGTCCACCCGTTCGTTGGGTGAGAGCGTCAGCGGGATGGATTCGCTCCCCCGGAGCAGCTGTCCGCTCACGGCGCCCGCGGCCACGCACACGACGGAGCGGAGTTCGCCGGACCGGTCGGTCACGACACGCCAGCCGCGCGGGAAGCGCACGTGGACGGCGCCGTCGCGCAGCACGACGACCTCGTCGTCGTCGGCCGCCGATTCGAAGTGCACGCCGTCGATCGTCCGCGAACTCGCGACGGCGCGAGCGGCGGCGCCGTGATCGAGCCGCGTGGGCGACAGGCACGTGAACCACAGGTCGCCGTCCGGCCTCGGAAGGATTCCCGTCCACCGCTCGATCGCGTCCAGGAACCACAGGATCGACGGCGAGTAGACCTCGGTGAAGCCGGCTTCGCCGCTCCAGGGATCCAGACACTGCGGAAACCGATCCGCGAGCGCGACCGCGCTGAGAACCGGCATCGAGGCGACACCCAGCTCGGCGACGCGTCCGTGCGCCTCGAAGGCCTGCGGAACCCGCAGCAGGGCGAGGAAGTTGACCGGACCGGCCCAGGAGTTGCGACGGAAATCGTGGTCGAAGCGCGGATCGTCCATGGCGAGCGATGTGAAGCCGTAGTGCGCGAGGAACCTGCCCGTGTGCATCAGGTACCGCTCGAGCGCACGACCGAACACGTCGTCGTCGCCGACCTCGCACGCGAGCACCCGTAGCAGCACGTCGGAGACGATGCGGACCGGCGCGCCGTCCTTGGCCCGGTCGTAGAAGGTCTCGTCCGCCGCATCCCAGCACTCCCGCCAGAGCGCGGTGAGAGATGCGTCGGCCTTCCGCCGCCACGGCTCCGGATCGTCGCCCAGCTCCTCGGCGATGAGCGCGAGATATGCGCGCTGACACGCGATGTTCGCGGTCAGATCGGGAGCGATGTACGGAAGAACAGGGGATGCCGGGTCCACCCGCGCCGCGTCACCGCGATAGCAGCGATCAGGGGCGAACCAGAACCGCGGCGATAGATCGTGCCCGGTGTCGAAGGTGCAGAACGCCTCGACACCGCCCGTTCCCCGCGTGTCGCGATGGACGGCGAGCCAGGTGTCGTTGCGGCTCATCGCGCCGTACATCGCGGCGAGGAAGCCGCGATCCCGTCCGGAGAGCAGATAGTGGTTCCAGACGCTGCGCGCCAACGGCGTCACGATCTGGATCTGGGTGAACGCCTCGCCGTCCGCGGTCACTTTGTAGGGGATCAGCCCGTCGTCCCTCTGATGTCGGGCGAACTGCAGGAACGTCTCCCGCGCGACCGTCGGAGCGAATCGCGTCAGCACCTCGGCGCTGATGGTCCCGGTGCTCTCGATCCAGCTCCCCCGGTACACGCCTCCCTCGCTGAGCACGGGGGCGTCCCCGTCCCCCAGCGCTCCCACGCAGGCTCCGAGCTCTGCCACGGCCTGATCCCACCGGGCCTCGAGCGGCCCTCCGATGGCCGCGAAGCCGATCCCGTGGGACCGGAACTCCTCGCCGATCGGACCCGGAGCCTCCGCTCGTCCCTGTCTCAGCCGCGTCAGGGCCTCATCGATCACCGTCATCCGCTTCTCCGCATCTCCTCGGCACAGTCGATCGGCGGGCGACCCCTCGAGGGCCGCCCGCCGATGGACGATGGGCTTCTCAGCCCTGGCTCTGCGCCAGGTCCGTCGACAGCTTCTGGATGAAGTCGTCCGCAGCCTGCTGAGGCGTCTGCTTGCCGAACAGCACCTGCGTCTCTCCGTCCTGCGCGTACTTGTTGAAGTTCGCGCCCCCGTTGGGCTGCGGCGGGGCGACCGTGCCGCTCTTCAGCGTCTGGGCGACGTACTCGGCAGCCACCTTGTTGGGCCCCTGGAGCAGCGGGGTGACGATCTTGGCCTGTTCCGGGTTGAACGGCACGCCGCGGGTGTCGAGGATGAGCTTCGCGGTCTCGGGGTCGTTCAGGAACCAGTTCATGAGCTCCGCGGCCGCGGCAGGGTGCTTGGTCTGCGCGTTGATCGCCCAGAACGCGGAGGGCAGCAGTGCAACGCCGTTCTTCTTCGTGTCGGTGGGCGGGGGAAGGATCTGGGTCGTGCCCCCGGCAGAGTACGAACCGACGAGGTTGCTGTAGCCGAAGGTGATCGCGGCCTGTCCCAGCGTGTACAGCTGCTGGTTCGGCGGCAGCGCCGCACCGGCTGTCACGATCGAGGGGTCGGGAAGGCCCTTGCCGTCGTTGAGCCGCTTCTCGATCTTGTACCAGTCGGCGATCGTGCCGGCCTTGATGGCGAGCTTGCCGTCGGGGCTGTAGACGCCGTACTTCGTCTCCTGGGCGGCGAAGGTGCCGAGGATGTCGGCGACACGCAGGTCTAGGCCGTAGATCGGCTTGCCCTGCGCGTTCTTCAGACCCATCGAGCCGATCTTGTCGGCAGCAGAGATCAGGTCGTTCCACGTCCACGTGGAGTCGGGTACCGGAACGCCGGCCTGCGTGAAGATGTCGGTGTTGATGAATGCCGCGGTCGCGTTTCCGCCGGTGGGCAGGCCGTACAGCTTGCCGTCGACCTCCGCGCTCGTGAGGGAGAAGTCGGGGTACTTGTCCGACTGGACGATGTTCTTCACCGTGCCGAGATCCAGGAGCGCGCCGGCCGAACCGTACTCCTGCGGCTTCGCCCCGCCGAGTGCGAAGAGGTCGGGGGCCGTCTCGCCGCCGCCGCCGAAGTCGGTGGCGAGACGGTTGAAGAGGTCGTCGGGGCTTCCGACCGGCGTCTCCTTGACGGTGACATTCGGATATTTGTCTTCGAATTGCTGGATGACCTTGTGGAACAGGGCCGCGCGCGTGTCGTCGCCCCACCACGACGCCTCGAGGGTGACCTTCTCCTTGGGGTTGAACGTCGTGCCCGCGTGCGGAGTGGTCGAGCCGCTCGAGGTGCCGGAGCATCCAGCCAGGATGAGTGAGCCGACGAGCGCGGCACCGACCGCGACCTTCCGGGCGATGGAACCTGCATTACGCGTCATTGCGCCTCGTTTCGTGAGGGGTGGCATGCCACCGCGTGTGTGCTGTGGGCCGATGGACTCACACCATCGGTCGCGGCTCGAGAAACCGCTTTCTCAGAAAATAGCAACCGTCGGCGACAAAGTCAACGCAGTCGTTTCAGGACCGCGGCTCGCCCGTCGAGCGGCGCTGCTCCACGCGTGGCTGGAAGACCACGTCGTGTCCCGGGACCTCGCCGGCCAGCAGCGCCCTCATGCGCAGCCACGCCTGGCCGCCGAGCTCCTCGTGCGGGACGGACACCGTGGTCAGCGGGGGCGTCGTGTAGCGGGCGAAAGGGATGTCGTCGAATCCCGTGACCGAGATGTCCTCCGGTACGCGCACGCCGAGCTCGAGGAGGCCGTTCATGGCTCCGATCGCCACAAGATCGTTGTAGGCGACGACAGCCGTCGCCGATGACGCCGTCACCGCCCGGGCCGCCGCCGTGCCGCTCTCGATGCTCGCACCGGCGGGGATGCGATCCACGACGAGATCCGGGTGGAGGCGCTGCATCTCATCCAGACCCGCGAGGCGGTCACGGTTCGACGCGCTCTCCGGTGGTCCGTCGAGATAGACGAGGTGCCGGTGTCCGAGGTCGTAGAGGTGACGGACGAGATTGCGGATGCCGGACTGGTAGTCGATCGACAGCGATGGCGCATCCAGACGCGAATTCGCGCGGTTTATCAGGACGAGCGGCTTCAGACCGGCCCCGAGGTGGACGAGTTCCGCGTCCGTCATCCGCGGGGCGCACAGGACGATCGCGTCGCACCGCCCCCGCACCTCGGCCACCAGCAGAGGCTCGTCCTGCGGAGACTCCGCGGAGTCCGCGACGAGCACCCGGTAGCCGTCTTTCGCGGCCGCTTTGCTGAGGCTGGAGAGCATCGCCTGGAAGGCGGGGTTCGCCAGATCGGGGACGACGAAGGCGATCGCGTGCGTCTGCCCGAGGGCGAGGCTGCGGGCGAGATGACTCGGAGAATAGGCCAGCTCCGCGGCGGACTGACGCACACGCTCCGCGACCTCGGGCTCGCCCGCGAACCTGCCGTTCATGACCCGCGACACCGTGGCCGGCGACACGCCCGCGTGCTTGGCGACCTGAGTGATCGTCGCGGCCCCCGAACTCCTCGTCACGCTCCCGTCCTTCCCGATCGGTGCAGATGTCGTCTCATTGTCCAGCGGACGGCGGGGTTTGACGACCAGCCGGGCACCATGTCACAATCGACGGATGCGGTGAAACCGCTTTCTTGGCACTCCAGAAAATATCACGACCGACGAGGAGGTTGACGTGAGCAGTCTCGGCGAGCTGCGATCCATCGCGATCAGTAACCGGCAGCTGCGCGCCGCGAAGCAGGCGGGGCTGCCGCGCCCGAAGAAGGAGAAGCGCGACAACCTCGCGGGGTTCCTCTTCCTGGCGCCGTGGCTGGTCGGACTGGTGGCGTTCACCCTCGTGCCGATGCTGGCGTCGCTGTGGTTCTCCTTCACGAACTACAACCTGCTGAAGTCCCCCCTCAAGTTCCCCCCGACCTTCATCGGATTCGGCAACTACATCCAGATGTTCCAGGACGGCGAGTTCTGGAACTCCCTGCGCGTGACCCTGGTCTACGTCGTGACGGCGGTGCCGCTGCAGCTCGCCGTCGCCCTCGGGCTGGCCGTGCTCCTGGACCGCGGCATGCGCGGCCTTCCGTTCTACCGTTCGGTGTTCTACCTGCCGAGCCTGCTGGGCGGATCGGTTGCGGTGTCGATCCTGTGGCGCGAGCTGTTCGCGAAGGACGGGCTGCTCAACAGCTTCCTCGCACTCTTCGGCATCAACGCGCCGGGCTGGATCGGAGACCCCAACTATGCGCTGTGGACGCTCGTGCTGCTGCACGTGTGGACCTTCGGCTCTCCCATGGTGATCTTCCTCGCCGGTCTCCGGCAGATTCCCGACATGTACCTCGAGGCGGCCGAGATGGACGGCGCCGGACGCTGGCGACGCTTCTTCACGATCACGCTGCCGCTGCTGACGCCGATCATCTTCTTCAACCTCGTGCTGCAGATCATCTTCGCGTTCCAGACCTTCACCCAGGCGTACGTCATCTCCGGCGGCACAGGCGGACCGGCGGACTCGACGATGTTCTACTCGCTGCTGCTCTACCGGGTCGGATTCCTCGAATACCACATGGGCTACGCATCCGCGATGGCCTGGTTCCTCGTGGTGGTGATCGGCGCCTTCACCGCTGTCAACTTCTGGTTCTCGAAGTATTGGGTGTTCTATGACGACTGAAACCGAACTCGTGGTCACCGCGCCGGCGCAGTTGCGCCACGGTCTGGACGCCGTGCGGCGCGCTCCCGCCGCGCCACGGACCCGCAGAAGGTGGCCCTCGATCCTCAAGCACGCGGGGCTCATCGCACTCTCGCTCCTGATGGTGTATCCGCTGCTCTGGCTCGTGGCATCCAGCCTGAAGCCGAACGGCGACATCTTCAAAGACCTCACGATCTTCCCGTCGCACGTCACGCTCCAGAACTACGTGACCGGCTGGAACGATCTGCAGCTGCCGTTCGGCGTCTTCATCCTGAATTCGACCCTCATCGCCGTCGGCTGCATCATCGGCAACCTGGTCTCCTGCTCCCTGGCCGCCTACGCGTTCGCCCGGGTGCGATTCCGGGGCCGCGCGATCTTCTTCGCGATCATGCTGGGGACGATCATGCTTCCCTTCCAGGTCGTGATGGTCCCCCAGTTCACGATCTTCAAGGAGCTCGGCTGGCTGAACACCTTCCTCCCGCTGATCGTCCCCAAGTTCGTCGCCGTGGACGCGTTCTTCATCTTCTTGATGGTCCAGTTCATCCGCGCCCTGCCCAACGAGATCTTCGAGGCCGCGCGGATCGACGGCGCCGGACATCCCCGGATGTTCGCGCAGATCACCCTGCCGCTTATGGTGCCGGCGCTGGCCACGACGACGATCTTCACGTTCATCTGGACCTGGAGCGACTTCTTCGGGCCGCTGCTGTACCTCCGGCTGCCGTCGACCTTCACGGTGTCGATCGCGCTCAAGGGGTACCTCGACGCCCAGTCGACCTCCGACTACGGGTCGATGTTCGCGATGTCCGTCGTCTCGCTCCTGCCCCTGTTCCTCATCTTCCTCGTCGGTCAGAAGTACCTCATCAAGGGCTTCGCGACCACGGGCATCAAGTGATCGGATACCCATGACGAATCGTCTGCGCTACGCCCTCATCGGCACGGGATCGCGCGCCCAGATGTACCTCGATGCGATCGCCGGCCCGCACGCCGAGCGCGCTGAGCTCGTCGCCGTCGGCGACACCAACCCCGGTCGGGTCGAGTGGTCGGTCCAGCAGCATCCCGCGCTCGGGACGCCGCTCCGGTTCGAGCCCGACGACCTCGCCGACATCGTGCGCACCCAGGCCATCGACCGGGTCATCGTCACCACTCCGGATCTGACGCATGCCGACTACATCGTGACCGCCTTGTCGGCTGGTGCGGATGTGGTCGTGGAGAAGCCGCTCACGACGACGGAGGAGGGCGTGCGGCGCATCGCCGAGGCGGTCGAACGCACAGGGCGCAGCGTGCGCGTCACCTTCAACTACCGGTATTCGCCGCGCAACAGCGCCCTGCGGCGCGTCATCGCATCCGGGGAGATCGGCGACGTCACCTCGGTCCACTTCGAGTGGGTGCTCGACACCGCGCACGGCGCGGACTACTTCCGGCGCTGGCACCGCGACAAGGCGAACTCGGGCGGCCTGCTCATCCACAAGGCGTCCCACCACTTCGATCTCGTGAACTGGTGGATCGCCGACAGCCCGACGCGTGTGTTCGCCAGCGGAGGACTGCGCTTCTACGGCGCCGAGAACGCCGCCACGCGAGGACTGAGCGCTCGG
This genomic window contains:
- a CDS encoding LacI family DNA-binding transcriptional regulator, translating into MTRSSGAATITQVAKHAGVSPATVSRVMNGRFAGEPEVAERVRQSAAELAYSPSHLARSLALGQTHAIAFVVPDLANPAFQAMLSSLSKAAAKDGYRVLVADSAESPQDEPLLVAEVRGRCDAIVLCAPRMTDAELVHLGAGLKPLVLINRANSRLDAPSLSIDYQSGIRNLVRHLYDLGHRHLVYLDGPPESASNRDRLAGLDEMQRLHPDLVVDRIPAGASIESGTAAARAVTASSATAVVAYNDLVAIGAMNGLLELGVRVPEDISVTGFDDIPFARYTTPPLTTVSVPHEELGGQAWLRMRALLAGEVPGHDVVFQPRVEQRRSTGEPRS
- a CDS encoding MGH1-like glycoside hydrolase domain-containing protein, whose protein sequence is MTVIDEALTRLRQGRAEAPGPIGEEFRSHGIGFAAIGGPLEARWDQAVAELGACVGALGDGDAPVLSEGGVYRGSWIESTGTISAEVLTRFAPTVARETFLQFARHQRDDGLIPYKVTADGEAFTQIQIVTPLARSVWNHYLLSGRDRGFLAAMYGAMSRNDTWLAVHRDTRGTGGVEAFCTFDTGHDLSPRFWFAPDRCYRGDAARVDPASPVLPYIAPDLTANIACQRAYLALIAEELGDDPEPWRRKADASLTALWRECWDAADETFYDRAKDGAPVRIVSDVLLRVLACEVGDDDVFGRALERYLMHTGRFLAHYGFTSLAMDDPRFDHDFRRNSWAGPVNFLALLRVPQAFEAHGRVAELGVASMPVLSAVALADRFPQCLDPWSGEAGFTEVYSPSILWFLDAIERWTGILPRPDGDLWFTCLSPTRLDHGAAARAVASSRTIDGVHFESAADDDEVVVLRDGAVHVRFPRGWRVVTDRSGELRSVVCVAAGAVSGQLLRGSESIPLTLSPNERVDVRGLDVVSRSAPGFVAPHA
- a CDS encoding carbohydrate ABC transporter permease, which codes for MTTETELVVTAPAQLRHGLDAVRRAPAAPRTRRRWPSILKHAGLIALSLLMVYPLLWLVASSLKPNGDIFKDLTIFPSHVTLQNYVTGWNDLQLPFGVFILNSTLIAVGCIIGNLVSCSLAAYAFARVRFRGRAIFFAIMLGTIMLPFQVVMVPQFTIFKELGWLNTFLPLIVPKFVAVDAFFIFLMVQFIRALPNEIFEAARIDGAGHPRMFAQITLPLMVPALATTTIFTFIWTWSDFFGPLLYLRLPSTFTVSIALKGYLDAQSTSDYGSMFAMSVVSLLPLFLIFLVGQKYLIKGFATTGIK
- a CDS encoding carbohydrate ABC transporter permease, with the translated sequence MRAAKQAGLPRPKKEKRDNLAGFLFLAPWLVGLVAFTLVPMLASLWFSFTNYNLLKSPLKFPPTFIGFGNYIQMFQDGEFWNSLRVTLVYVVTAVPLQLAVALGLAVLLDRGMRGLPFYRSVFYLPSLLGGSVAVSILWRELFAKDGLLNSFLALFGINAPGWIGDPNYALWTLVLLHVWTFGSPMVIFLAGLRQIPDMYLEAAEMDGAGRWRRFFTITLPLLTPIIFFNLVLQIIFAFQTFTQAYVISGGTGGPADSTMFYSLLLYRVGFLEYHMGYASAMAWFLVVVIGAFTAVNFWFSKYWVFYDD
- a CDS encoding ABC transporter substrate-binding protein, which produces MTRNAGSIARKVAVGAALVGSLILAGCSGTSSGSTTPHAGTTFNPKEKVTLEASWWGDDTRAALFHKVIQQFEDKYPNVTVKETPVGSPDDLFNRLATDFGGGGETAPDLFALGGAKPQEYGSAGALLDLGTVKNIVQSDKYPDFSLTSAEVDGKLYGLPTGGNATAAFINTDIFTQAGVPVPDSTWTWNDLISAADKIGSMGLKNAQGKPIYGLDLRVADILGTFAAQETKYGVYSPDGKLAIKAGTIADWYKIEKRLNDGKGLPDPSIVTAGAALPPNQQLYTLGQAAITFGYSNLVGSYSAGGTTQILPPPTDTKKNGVALLPSAFWAINAQTKHPAAAAELMNWFLNDPETAKLILDTRGVPFNPEQAKIVTPLLQGPNKVAAEYVAQTLKSGTVAPPQPNGGANFNKYAQDGETQVLFGKQTPQQAADDFIQKLSTDLAQSQG
- a CDS encoding Gfo/Idh/MocA family protein; amino-acid sequence: MTNRLRYALIGTGSRAQMYLDAIAGPHAERAELVAVGDTNPGRVEWSVQQHPALGTPLRFEPDDLADIVRTQAIDRVIVTTPDLTHADYIVTALSAGADVVVEKPLTTTEEGVRRIAEAVERTGRSVRVTFNYRYSPRNSALRRVIASGEIGDVTSVHFEWVLDTAHGADYFRRWHRDKANSGGLLIHKASHHFDLVNWWIADSPTRVFASGGLRFYGAENAATRGLSARPERGTTDSPLRDAFSLDLRQDAALRGLYLEQEGFDGYLRDRDVFDPGITIEDNLSLVVDYASGATMSYSLNAHSPWEGYTVAVNGTRGRAELVVVERGAVLLDEAGRAVVDPSARPEGVADDEARPVGERLLVQRHFASAVEAEIPVADGGHGGGDAQLLRDVFVGSDHDPLHRAAGWEDGVRSVVVGLAGNRSLATGLPVHVADLDLGSAAAATASPARALELSQ